Genomic window (Magnolia sinica isolate HGM2019 chromosome 6, MsV1, whole genome shotgun sequence):
GATATAATGCATGCTTCTCATCACAACATTCCCTCCAGCGACAACATCTAATGATcgcgaatgaccaacactccATCAGTGCGACCATGACTGTTAAATCATTAAAGTAACTAATGCAATGTCATGTACATATTATTCAAGTTGATtatttaagtccattcatccagcagtttgGGGAAACCGAGATACCCCGACAGATCGATGCCCTAATCAGATCGCGCGGCTCTAATGGCCGTGGCCGTATGGCTCTCGCAACCCTTGACCCGTGTGGGTTCGTCATTCCCATAAATTAAACTCATACGAAGGCGTTTAAGACATTAGAGTCTTGCTCAcgatcactacggggaagctcatcactccagtgtaggccaacatctcgggcatagtgtctcataccaccattctCGGCTCACGAGTTATTGTACTCACTAGTCACTGCgtggaggctcatcaccttaggcATAATATCCCATACcatcatccccggctcatgagtcttgtgtgCCGCAACTTATGATTATCATTTGGCGCAAAAGTTATAGGGTGCCTCAGGTTCCAGCAGGCATGTAtaaacatggttaacatacaaggatggCCAACAAGTGGACCAATTTATCCCCATAAGACGAACCACGGGATGTAGGATCTGAGAACAACGTTTCGCATAGTCCAACTATAGCCGACAGTTCGTGGTTTGGCTAGCCAGGTCAAACTCGCCCGTGGGCTGACCTAACGGAAGGATTGCCCAAGAAAATCCAGATTGACTGGCCGATCCGAAAAGGGGTAATGTGTAAATGTAATCCACGTTCGAAATCAAAGCATAAGGCATAATGTACCTAAATTGGAAAAATCCTGGTGGTACAAGTATGTGGATCTGCATTTCCAGGGATTACGGCATAGGAATGGACACCGTAGCTAGCTATAGGAAGCATTTATCTTCCGTGGTGAGGTGTGGGTAGTAATTTCTCCCATTTCGGGTCTATGAGAGGCATGTGCACAAGTATATAGTGTACATTTAACAATTTCAAGGACAATTCCAGCTAGAGGTTCAACATATTTCAGAAATTCAACAATGTGGACAACAATACACCCAATTCACACATATCAATTGCATGCGACGAAATCTAGCTTACGAAATCAGCAACATTGGGGAAATACACATGCAATTCCATAAATTGACCAACAGTTCAACAATTTACATATCAAGGAACCTCAGGATATGAATCCCTTTCCCAATTTTAGAGAAATTCTAAGCATGGGTTCTAAATCAGCAAATCCATAGCAAACAGCAACATGCAAATAGATTTTCCACACAAAATTACTATGATTCACACTGGGCACAATAACTGGCCACCTAGaagtaatggtctgcacctatcgTCGACTAGAATCTCTTGCGGTTGCTCTAGCGGCGTCGGGTTGGCAAGTTCGACGTGCCGGGGCCCTATGCCACATGAATTGCACGTCAGGGCGCATGCATGCGACCTTAGCTAAGGAAAACAAAGGGAACTTCGGATTATTACCTTAGATTGAACGCACCTCGCCTCTACGGCGATAGGGTCAAGATTTTCGGCAAATGGTAAAGGTGGGAGTGCGAGAATTTCAGTCCCTTAGCATGCCATGCACCTacagtccccccccccccccctctctctctctctcttttctctctcctctctctcctctctctctcggcTGCTGAGATTACtgtgagagtgagggagagagggagttaAAGAGTTTTATACCCTGAATTTTTGTCCAGTTGGCCCTAGGTGCCATTAAATTCCTCAAATGGCcctttggggcccacttatttatggCTTTTGGGTTGCCCTGATGGCCCtctggcccatctaatttatgagatgggtgccccatggcccgatgaggggttGTGCAAAGTTTGACGGCAAACGGACGTGAGGTTTTACCGcaagggtccgatttgcgatcaacggtcatcgttttCTTGATAAGGGGTCGGATTTTGTGGACAAGTGCAGGGAAATATCTTTAGCCTTTGGTGTAAATTTGGATAAAATCCGACAGCTGAAATGTCCCAATTCACTATCCCAAGTGGCagggccatttgttttaaaatttcagatttaaAGTCAAAGCTAGGGCGagttgcactttacaagtgctgACTGGACGACGTGAATCGTTCGTTTCTAGCTGTCATTCGAGTCTGTCGTCCATAAtgaaccacaagcccagtgaggcccatggcctcccaaagtttcagatttttctgCCCCTCCTTGGGCGATGCACGACCCGTACAGACAGTCGCTAAGTACAATTGGGCAGACCGGCTCTACGGCCCGCATTCAACCCGAACATAATCAGACCCAATCACATTAGTGGCTTAATCCGAGTTAGTTTATTGATGGTAAGCCCTACACGTGTGATCAAATCGTGTGGTCCTGCTACAATTCACACGTGGACGCTTTAGGACACTATTCTGATGGGGCCGGGTATTACAGTCAGGTTGTTAATAGTTGGAAAAGTAGATGCCTCatgcatgaattaagtaccatctCTGCTCTTACTcctgctccagtggtagactcttaggagtttcaacacctggttgaaggtttgagtacccataggtggtgaaatcccactacgacgtgagtgtgtggtggtgtgtgtgtgtgtaaaaaaagataaaaaaaaaagaagaaaaaaaaaaggcaccatCTCCGCGAACACGACCTTTGTCTTAACATGAGATAATAGATTTCAATTAAGCAGCAAACTGGTGTTAGAATTGGATCAAGTCGAACAACTTCTAAACATGCTTTGTGTGGGGCCTATATTTGATAAGGGCTATCATCCAAAGTTGCAGGGAGGTTTTGCTTACAGGGAAATATCCAATTGGGTCCATTCCTAGTAGGGAGTACCATGGGTGGGAGGTGCTGTGAGGACATCATGTATATGCGTTTCACATCCATGCCACTTATTTTGCCAACGCAGGGAGAGTTTGGATTATTAtttacttaagataagttacttatgcctcaagtaataGTTTATACGTATTAAGCAGATAAGTATGTTTCGTAAATAACATATTATCAGCTGTTTCTCCTCTCTTTGGTCTCTTCTAATATCCATCTTCAGCAATTAATGAagagtagaaaagctaaaaagaaATAATTGAAGTGATTTAGTAATTTTAAGTACAAAAATTAactataactaatcataaaccaaacttactttgtggtatccaaatggacccttaaatttagggcatgaagctaaaaatgaagtatataaaaaGCTTAAGTTTATCACAACACGGTAACAATGAGAGTTTTGTTACCCCCAGGCTCACGAGGATGTTTATTTGCTAATGTAATTTTTTCAAGATGTCACATGGCTGAAGGGAgaatgcaaatattagcttgattcaaaacttcttttggcttaaagaagtttttaatggtagtcattcaatcattattattttccttagTATGATTCATTTGACGTTTGAGTCAGATTCATTTTTGGGCGTATATGTCCTAGAATGAGGGGCATGGCTTCGTGATCTAcctaggtgggtgggacccttggcACTGGGGCTCATCAAGATGTCTCTGACTTAGTTCTCGCTGCCATTTATATTCAAAGCTTGTTTCAAggtataataattaaaaaaaaaaaatgaaccagatttaAATTCCCAATGGATTTTATTAGAAAATAGTGGTAAGTggctattaaaattttcttgtgggtcacaaaaactttggatcaagatatatttcaatggtttgttcatttaggtctttgtgacatttaTCAacgtgttggatggcaaataaatattctggtgcaattcatgaagtttttaatggtggggattcaatcaggaCTAtttcccgtagtgtggtccacctttcatttgaatcggcttcatttttggatcatgtcttgagttgtaaaaatagatggacagtgtggatttaagtcatatacatcaccgtcagccccataaacaatcagggatcccacccatcCAGAGAAGCCGCACCCCAAATCAGGAGGGAGAACGTATGGACGCAGTCGATGAAAAACATACACCACGGTAGGCCCTACAGCGACTGCCACTAGAGTCAGGGTCACCAGGCAATCCACTTCCAGAATGGGGCCAGTCCAATTACGCTGCTCAACACAAAACGAAAACTGTCGGTCAGAAATCGGTAACACGAAAGCGATGTCCTGATCGACGATGGATGCCGTAACGTAAAGGTGCAGCCCACCGAATGAGTGGGCCATCCTGATTGATGATGGATGCCCTGGCCCCACACGCATGCGGCGTCGTCACGCGTGGGGTACCAGTGCTAAAATAGTGTTGTTGAAATGGAGCCCTCGTCATCCATTTCTCATTTCCACGTCCATCATTCATCCTCCATTTCCCTGCATCAGATCAGAGAGTCCAGTGACATTTGATGTTTCATGTCTTcatttgacgtcaccaagttccgtggcccacaatgatgtatgttttgtatcgacACCTTTCatacatttagagagatcattttaggacaatatccaaagaatgagttatatccaaagccATGCCCTAGTGGACCCAGcaccgaaaacagtggggaccgtcaccctcaccgttaaaaactgttaaaggccacaaaagttttacattaaGGTGATGACGcagggggaggacgtgaggtcgagcaccgtcttcctcaagaggataactattccgaatccacggaactccacgaggaaagaaagaagaaaatagaaataaattctaataaattcgaaattgattaatgaatgcttaaaatcgagttcacaaccctttaaataagggtatcaagcaatgggaaagaaatcataatcaaactacttAACTCCTAGAATcagtgacttactataaataagtAAACTTATTATATAGACGGcagtgatgtctactagtgcgatgttttcggccaaaaatagtaagtgtctcaTTTGGCCTACCAAACCGTTCcactaattattctaagctcttttcacgttgcgCAACTccaaagcccaacggatgaagattataatcaaactaaaacttacttaaaatagtaaaaacgaaattaaaacaggggaacgaccgtcaatcaagggtttttcgcaattccgggcaaccgcgtagcggggttggttagctaaagtagctcgctctaccccaaaatcatatattttacgtcagctaactctttccggattgcgagatacgcccgatctaaggtccgatggtccggatcacttctgtcgttgaccgggccttttctgatccatcttggccatgaaactgtccgcgacctgctctacatcaggtgatatttgtgttttttcttatttcatgtctttttttactttttaacaGGTTAGATtccaaataaacattatcgtggggatagtttcaacggtggcaatcactcttccactgttttcggtggtgggatccactatagctttttatctacctcattccttGCTAATgctctaagggcgtgtttggaggGGCATCCTATGGGATTAGATTGTATGTAACGATGGCTGCGTTAATGGATTGCTgcaatccatgggattgctatatctaagGAATCTACTACCCCGTATGTTTGGCCCGCCTGGCtaataccttccaatccgtccacccaAACATGTCCCAAGCTAaatagatgggattaggagggattgggtggatttcaagataatgatggtgatgaCAGTCGATtactggcaatcccatgggattactCCAATCCAGGCAGAAGTTCGGCCAATCCCGGAATTGCTCCTTCCAATCGCttccaatacaatctaatcccactcagtttgcccggccaaacaggccctaaaataatatctaaaattagatgggcggtgtgaatacaacggatacatcaaagtagggcgtagtgacgtcacttcagtagccgactcgtaTCGAATCCGCGTCCTGCATCTATATCCctttcatccaccgtccatcaaaaGAGGCCCACCAAAGAGTCAAAATCGCGTAGAAACATCCCCTAACAGTCAAACCCTCCGCTTTGCTTGCACCCGAAGTTAGCTCGTCCTTAAAACCCAATCCGCCAACACAGCAGCATCAAATAAGGAGAGAACGGTCAAAATGTCCGGAGAAATCCTAGTCGTCCCTTTCCATGGCCAAGGCCATCTATTCCCATGCATCGAGCTCTGCATCCACCTCGCCGCACGAAATTACCACATCACCCTAGTTCTCCCCTCCTCTTTCGCCTCTTCCATCTCTCCCTCCGTCCGTCACCACCCCCTTATTCAGATCGCCGAGCTCTCCGCCTCTTCGCCGCCGGAAAACGACCCACACCATCATCGGTTCCCGCCGAGCAATCTCTCGATCGAAAGCTTCTCCGATTTCCTCTCCAGCCGATCCAACGACCGAGATTCGCCTCCTGCCGTCTGCGCCATTGTGGACATGATGATGAGCTGGACCCACGAAACGTTCCGGAAATTCAAAATCCCGACCGTCAGCTTCTTCACCTCCGGCGCCTGCTCCGCCGCCATGGAGTACGCTGTGTGGAAAATCCGGCAAGAAAATCCGGTGCCCGGCCTAAATCTGACGCTTCCCGGCCTGCCGGACGACGTCAGGCTGACTTTATCCGATCTGACTCACCCGGGTCCTCCGCCTCCACGTCATCCCGGCCGGGGGCCTCCGCATCGAAATCATCACGGCGGGGGACCTCCGCATCGAAATCATCACTGGGCCGGCCACCCGCCGCCGCCTCCTGGAGCCGGCAAACACGGCCCACCGCCCTCGTGGATCGGGGAAACGGAGGGCTCGATGGCATTGCTGATGAACACGTGCGAAGATCTGGAACGTCCATTCCTCGATTACGTAGCGAAGGAGACAGGGAAGCGGGTATGGGGTGTGGGCCCGCTCTTGCCAGCTCAGTTCTGGCGATCTGCTCACTCAGTCGTCCACGACGGTGAGATACGCTCCAAACGAGAATCCAACGTCAGCGAGGACGATGTAAGCAAATGGCTGGATTCGCAACCACGTGGATCTGTGGTCTACGTGGCATTCGGCACGGAGGTGGGCCCCTCCAAGGAGGAGCTGGAAGAGCTCGCAGCCGGGCTGGAGGAGTCAAACCGTCCGTTCATCTGGGTTCTCCGGTCCAGCGCAGGACGGTCCGGTCCACCGCCGCCGCCCCCAGACATAGGAGATTCTGGAGACGACGACTTCTTTCCGGATGGCCTGGCGCGCCGAGCCGAAGGAAGGGGACTGATCATccaggggtgggccccacagcttctGATCCTGAGCCATCCGTCCACGGCCGGCTTTCTGACGCACTGCGGCTGGAACTCGATTCTGGAGGCGCTGGGGCGCGGCGTTCCGCTTCTGGCGTGGCCGATCCGCGGGGACCAGCACTACAACGCCAAGCTAGTGTCGAGCCATCTCAAGGTCGGCCTGATGATCCGAGCCGCCGATGGAGCTTCCGCCGTGAAGAAGGACGACGTCGTTAGAGGGATAGAGGGGCTGATGGCTGACGACGAGACGAGGAATCGAGCGGCGGCTATCCGCTCGGTCTTTGGCCACAGCTTCCCAGCTAGCTCATCGGCTTCCCTAGACGATTTTCGGGGTATTCTGGAGCAAATCTGTCAACAGAAATAATTCTATTTGTGCGCATGTACGCGTCGCTTTTACTAAAATGCGCGTACAGTAGTTATTGCCCCGTCCTGGGTTTCTTGTTTTCTTCTATGTAATAATGAGAATATGTATCTTGACTATaaataacaggaaaaaaaaaatacactgatTACGTTGTAATTTGCAATCCAAAAGAGGCCCTAAGCATGTTAAACCCAAATGGCCTTCTTAAGCGGCGGTCTCTATTTTTTCTTGGGCAGTTTGTTTCCCGAGTTACCACGTTACAATTAAGAGTggacatcgagttgaaccgagcgagtctcggccactggctgacgtcagctcgaactcagctcggcttagTCCTCAGGCTTAACTAGCCAGCTTGGCACGGTTCAGTCAACAGCTCAGGTTAGCTTGGGCCCTGTTCAAGCCAAAATCATTTTCACCTGAAGAGCTTACACCCtccattttaaaataaatttggaACACTTTTTGAACTTTTTTCTCTGGACATAGCCGTCATTCTCACGACTGTCCACATTTAGTGCATCCCACCTTTGATGGCactcactttgattggatgatccaaaccatgtgATCAATGTCTTGGAAAATGTATGGGCCATATTGATAAAACAAACACTTTAattggatgatccagaccatttgatcaatggcttcAAGAGTGGACAATTCATATTGCTATTTCTAAAATGTCCAATTATTGATATGAGCTGTCCATTTTGTATTACCCACATTTGATCTCCCATCCCTCTTTAAATTAGATGATTGGGATGGAAAGAAGAGGGATCATCGATCTTTATTCAGATATCCCAATCATCTTATAAATGGAAAATGATCAGTCCCGTAATGGTTATACTAAAAATAGTCCAATGATTTATACGGGCCTTCATCATGTACGCCCCACCTGTAATAGGACATCCCTAtcaaaaaaatcactttgattggatgatcccagCCATCTGATGAACTAATAAACCTGATGTTCATAGCAAGTCAGCTTTAAGATGGCAGCCATTTTGCATGGCTCAGATGCCAGGAACGTTACAGCAGTAAATAATTATTCCTGTACTATCTGTGATGAACTGCTAACCCAGAAATAAGCATACACAACCTCATCGACTAAGCTCCAATAAAGCCAGAAAACGCCGTCAGATACAGGAGAaagaggaaagaaggaaagaaagaaagtaagaaagaaggaaagaaaaaggcaaAGTTCCCTACCTTGGAGAGATCTCAACCGTCTGTCTCTAAGTGGTTTCCATACCGATGAGCAATTTGTTCTCATCCAAGAAGCTGTACCTGGGCACTAGTAAGTTGTAGGGCGCTGGCCCTTTACGGATCCTACCTGAAATGTCGTAGTGAGATCCATGGCAAGGACAAAACCACCCACCAAAGTCCCCTGCATTGGGTAAAGGAATGCATCCCAGATTGGTACAGACCCCAAGAACAACAAGCCACTCAGGTTTCTTAACCCTAGCTGAGTCCTCTTCAGGGTCACGAAGGGATGACAAATCAACACTGTTTGCCAGCTTTATGTCTTCTTCAGTTCGGGGTCTTATGAAAACCGGCTTCCCACGCCACTTGACAGTTACAGTACTACCAGGTTCGATGCCGGAGAGATCAACCTCGATGGAGGATAGAGAGAGGACGTCCTTGCTAGGAGACATAATCAGTACAAACTTGAGAATGAGAGGAGGCGGATGAAAGAGGCGTATGCAAACCTCCCGCCCGTCAATACCATGTATGCGAATGCTCGTTTGCTCGGCTCTCCTGGTGGGAGTCGCTCATGATTATACTCATCATACACGATTTTCGGGCTCGGGTTCCACCGTTGGAGGAATTTCGGATATCTCCCCCAAGTCATGCCTCGGAACCAGCGTCTCAAATACAAACCCTGCAATgtttaaccatcccatccattgttTTTGTTACGGGAAAATCCGAACCCTTGCAATTCCGAGGATCAACATCCTCTTAATCCGAGCAGATGCACAAAAGGACAGTTTGAGATGACAGATTCCGTTGAAGAGAACTTCTCGGCTCGATCACAGTTACTCTCTCGATCCGAGGCTAACAGATAGGTCAGGATCAAGATCAGTCCATCCCACTAACACACCACTTGATTTAGAGCATGGAAGGAAGACCTCCGGGATGCTTAACGGATGAATGAAGCTAGGTCATATTCCATCCAGATTAAAGCTCGGCTCGCGACAGGTAAGCGGAGTTCCAGATGATGACCTAAGGCCGGGCCGTGGCctcatcctcgtcctcatcctcatctggAGAAGGACATCCGAGCCGGggcctcgtcctcatcctcatcctcatctggAGAAGGACATCCGAGCCGGAGGTCTGTTCTCGTCACCCTCCTCGCATTTGTCCGATGAAAAAGGTTCCGAGTCGAGGCTGGGGAAGAATATGGGCGTATTGTGCGCTAAAATAAGAAATTACCTTAAGCAGACATGATCGATCTCCTCGCTCACAGATATGCACGATCCGCTATGCGATCCTAAGATTGTGGAAAATATCTCCATGATCCGGAAAATCCCGTCGATGGAAcaaatcgtgccgagattgatGGATCCAATCTGTCCAATGATTAGGTATAAATACGAGGGAGACCCCATTGCTACAAGTACGCAACATTTTGCATTCTCTCTATTgcacaacttagacccagattctcttgacctgacttaggcatcggagggtcccccggcttagccagggtctcctttgctaatCCTTTGTGCAGGACCAAGGTCCCCCGAAGGTGTGCCGTGCGGAGtagagggtgatccagattttgccATCAACAGTTTTCATGGACATTATTCTGTCTAACCAAATGTTCGAAACGGATTGCCCAAACTTTgggagccccaccataatgtttgtgttatatccacattgtcaatTCATTGTACGAGatcatctcaagtggaccacaccacataaagcaagcGGTGGGGttgccattgaaaaattcttgagggcccacaaaagttttggatcaatatatatgatatttgttttctcccttcatccaagtctgcgtgaccttatgagcaagttatacgacaaataaacatcacagtgggccttatgggAAGTTTCAACTGTTGGAATCATTGTCTCCATtactttcagtggtgtggtcccattgagctttggatcgatCTCGGTTTtgagctcatgatctaaaatgatctcactaaatggacggacagcgtggatataacttatacatcaaggtagggtccttagaacttggtgacatccacACACCACACACCACATAATTGGTGGTACCACGTGGTGTgcatgtggcacaccacgcaatccgcttccccaaatGTTATAGCATATACGGGCAACTACGTAAGCCTCATAGCCTGCATGATCTGGCTTCTGTTATCCATAAACCAGGCATCAGAAACTTTCACAAATACACAAGTAGGTCGATGAATAACAGCTTCTTTTTATCTTTGAGATCAAAAAAGCTTGTTGCCAGggagtcatttggatgcctgtaaaatcaTTAAAGAGGCATGTGGATCTTGAGTAGTTACTTAAAATAAGCTACATATGCCTTTAAGCAGcctatcttgatttctacttaataACTAaaatgattaagtaactttacatatatataaaaaaaagttacttataattaatcataaatcaaacttacttatctcaaataagttacttgtaTATCTACTGTTGTAATTAGAAAAagttggtggtatccaaacgggcccaagTGGTAATATGATTAGATGGGGAAGAGGTTTTGAATGAAATCCGAATCTTCTATGCCCAAGTAACTAATTTAATTGTTTATATTCAATAGTTTATCATCATAAAAAGAAATCCAAATTGCTAGGCCCAGTTATGTAGCCCATCAAATGATTGGTTGAGTATAAGGTTTGGCTATGAGTTTTATTGAGTTAGACTTATCCCAATGACCCAtcttaaatgaaaattttatatgtCATTTCAatggtttttaaaaaatttatcacTCCAAAGCTCAGTTGTGTGTGAATACACAGTAAGAAACTATAAACATGTTAtaagttatccaaacacaaaccattATTTACACATAATCAAATTGCAAGTTATAGCCTATAATCAGGTTAGAACTTTATGATTTCACAGACATCCAAATTATATAAGGCCCGCATCCACGTGCAACATGGATCATGTACACTCCAAACATTTGCCAGCATGGTACGCATGTCAAGATCCACTCCATCAATTAGAAGAAGGGAACCGTTATATGGATGCTAGAACACGTCAGGTTGATTcaatgatcaggtgggccatagtttaaaaaacaaatgtacagttgtgaaaagcctaacagaaattttcTAACTGATccaactgtttccaatattggggtccAGCTGGTGAGTGACGAGATTTAGTTGAGTGAAAACATCCAAGGtctgaccaacctgatggatagattggatctcCGGGAtacatgccatgctggcacgtgtggcaCGTACATGAGCTGTATTGCATAaacgtgggcttagcaaagctcgtaGAAGCTGAACTGTTTACAAATTATTAACTCTCTGATAAAACCTGGACTTCTCCTACGTGAACGTCTGAAAGTTAAAATATCATGACAAAATAGGGATTAATTCATCAATGGTCAGGATTATGGTGTTGGAGGAAACAGAGGCAAAAGAAACCTCTGTCAGTATCAGACCTCTATCAGTCTCTTTTTACTAGTTCTATCTGTCCTTTTGAGCATGCCCCTTCCCTTTTACGGTCTTCGACGTATACCAATTCACTCATAACTGGCGCAGTTCTTAGTCTCAGTTGCACATCTCCAAACTGGTCAGCGAATTCAAATGCGAACAAAGTACATACTCTAATTCTAAACAAATAAAATCAGTATCGAGATTGATCAAATCACTTCCAAACCAATTCCTCCTCCAATCACATCCTTCAAAAGACGAAAAAAAACACAGATCTATCTCTTGGATTTTGGAATTCAAAAAATCCATCTTGATTTGTAAAACAAATAAATCGAGCAAAACATAAACACAGTTAATTGGGAGAATAGATAGTATTTCATATCATTTGTCTGTAGACTTGTTAAAAGGAGAAAAAGCAAACAAAAACTAATGAGAAAGAGGCCGATATAAGAGAAAATGCTAACCTCGAATTGGATGGCAGAAGAACGAGATGGATGTGGGCCCATTAGAGGAGCGGGACGAACTGGATTCGTCGGAAGTGTCGAGAAGGTTTCTAGAGAGGAGAGTGGAGTTGGGTCTCCATGATCGAGAAGAAAATCTCCTCGCTGCAATCTTCAGCATCTTCCTCGTCTTCgtcctctgtttcttcttcttctaggggTTTCTAGAGTTCTAATTTCAAGGCTCTCTGTAATCTCTGCTGGAAGAAGAGAT
Coding sequences:
- the LOC131247897 gene encoding UDP-glucosyl transferase 73B2-like, producing MSGEILVVPFHGQGHLFPCIELCIHLAARNYHITLVLPSSFASSISPSVRHHPLIQIAELSASSPPENDPHHHRFPPSNLSIESFSDFLSSRSNDRDSPPAVCAIVDMMMSWTHETFRKFKIPTVSFFTSGACSAAMEYAVWKIRQENPVPGLNLTLPGLPDDVRLTLSDLTHPGPPPPRHPGRGPPHRNHHGGGPPHRNHHWAGHPPPPPGAGKHGPPPSWIGETEGSMALLMNTCEDLERPFLDYVAKETGKRVWGVGPLLPAQFWRSAHSVVHDGEIRSKRESNVSEDDVSKWLDSQPRGSVVYVAFGTEVGPSKEELEELAAGLEESNRPFIWVLRSSAGRSGPPPPPPDIGDSGDDDFFPDGLARRAEGRGLIIQGWAPQLLILSHPSTAGFLTHCGWNSILEALGRGVPLLAWPIRGDQHYNAKLVSSHLKVGLMIRAADGASAVKKDDVVRGIEGLMADDETRNRAAAIRSVFGHSFPASSSASLDDFRGILEQICQQK